The following coding sequences are from one Formosa haliotis window:
- a CDS encoding BamA/TamA family outer membrane protein, with protein sequence MKYFVSVCIILFLSVVVHAQQAKPINDSISKSEIKKDRKIKTVIIPTITYNNSFGTIFGVMASGFYKTKKNDSISPLSKTTFVANYSTNKTWYAVLPSKFYFNEDRHRATVVLGVGSVNFQTYVDWGDFLGDLPQGIFNLPEGGEFVDYNNAMQFAMVEFMTETYKKLYVGARVLYSHNITTFDVPLKQDEELSQLGVGVSSVYDTRDDQMRPLKGMNVKFNTMTFLQSLGSTNDYTNINFEFNKYYPLQERNTILLRTYGQVAVGDVPFAGQNVVGRDDLRGYSNGKYRADQVYDIQTAYRHSFANKWGYVAFAGVATAINGASDISLDNTLPAVGAGIRYMAIPKAKINIGVDAAIGRDDWGVYFRIGEAFTR encoded by the coding sequence ATGAAATATTTTGTCTCAGTTTGCATAATACTTTTTTTATCGGTGGTTGTTCATGCACAACAAGCAAAACCGATTAACGATTCTATTTCTAAATCTGAGATTAAAAAGGATAGGAAAATTAAAACGGTTATTATTCCAACCATAACTTATAATAATAGCTTTGGGACCATTTTTGGTGTAATGGCCTCTGGGTTTTATAAGACGAAGAAAAACGATTCGATTTCTCCTTTATCTAAAACAACTTTTGTTGCAAACTATTCAACTAATAAAACATGGTATGCCGTTTTACCTAGTAAATTTTATTTTAATGAAGACAGACATCGGGCTACAGTGGTGTTAGGAGTTGGGTCTGTTAATTTTCAAACTTATGTAGATTGGGGTGACTTTTTAGGCGATTTACCTCAAGGTATCTTTAATTTACCAGAGGGCGGAGAGTTTGTCGATTATAATAACGCGATGCAATTTGCTATGGTAGAGTTTATGACCGAAACTTACAAAAAGCTTTATGTTGGGGCACGGGTGCTTTATTCTCATAATATTACGACTTTTGATGTACCATTAAAACAGGATGAAGAACTTAGTCAGTTAGGTGTTGGGGTGTCTTCCGTATATGATACTCGTGATGATCAAATGCGACCACTAAAAGGAATGAATGTTAAGTTTAACACCATGACCTTTTTACAAAGTTTAGGAAGCACGAACGACTATACTAACATAAATTTTGAATTCAATAAATATTATCCGCTACAAGAACGTAATACCATTTTATTAAGGACTTACGGTCAAGTTGCTGTTGGAGATGTGCCTTTTGCTGGACAAAATGTGGTGGGAAGAGATGATTTAAGAGGGTATTCGAATGGTAAATACAGAGCCGACCAGGTATACGATATACAAACAGCATACAGACATTCGTTTGCTAATAAATGGGGGTATGTTGCATTTGCAGGTGTTGCCACCGCAATTAATGGTGCTAGTGATATTAGTTTAGATAATACATTGCCAGCCGTTGGAGCGGGAATACGTTATATGGCTATTCCTAAAGCTAAAATTAATATAGGCGTAGATGCAGCCATTGGTCGTGATGATTGGGGTGTGTATTTTAGAATTGGTGAGGCGTTTACCCGATAA
- a CDS encoding phosphoenolpyruvate carboxylase, with translation MSVQPKLTRFNQNVLSKYQIYNSIFMTLPFDSITKTGVLLPLFHETCKKGFQNGDNPSTIVETFFEKYQARRSDESQINLLFRFIQYIERQVVLFDAIEDAAFPVVNNMEGIGTLRSLKEIASSENKTELLKKYLEEFKVRIVLTAHPTQFYPGSVLGIITDLTKAIQENNLLLINDLLAQLGKTPFFKHKKPTPYDEAISLIWYLENVFYYSFGSIYDYIQQNIFNNKEIDNDILNIGFWPGGDRDGNPFVTPEITLKVAGRLKQTVLKNYYRDARRLRRRLTFKGVEERIVDLENKLYAHMIDPKNDSIITSTELKSELQGIIDTLEEKHQSLYVTEVKSFMNKVKLFGFHFASLDIRQDSRAHDKVFTDMVDTVIASGSDIFPKDYNQLSQQEQVAILSKIEGKIDMSLFQDEDVLKTLNTMLAIKEIQDHNGERAANRYIISNNQTTLNVMQLFAMLKLVAFQDKLTVDIGPLFETITDLENAHLVMEELYTNPAYSAHLKSRGNRQTIMLGFSDGTKDGGYLMANWAIFKAKERLTEISRKYDVTVLFFDGRGGPPARGGGKTHQFYASLGPTIEDKEVQLTIQGQTISSNFGTLDSSQYNLEQLISSGIYNRLNDTNAAMSDENTAVMTDLSQISYKTYVDFKNHPMFVPYLERMSTLKYYAKTNIGSRPSKRGKGDGLVFEDLRAIPFVGSWSQLKQNVPGFFGVGTALKKYEDAGEFDKVQALYTSSSFFKTLIENSMMSLSKSFFDLTKYMADDAEFGEFWKIIHAEYETTKRMLLKLTGYKELMEEEPAGKASIDIRESIVLPLLTIQQFALRKIQELEKAEVRDEEQIKIYESLVTRSLFGNINASRNSA, from the coding sequence ATGTCAGTACAACCAAAATTAACCAGATTTAATCAAAATGTATTATCTAAGTATCAGATATACAATAGTATTTTTATGACACTTCCGTTTGATTCCATCACGAAGACGGGTGTGTTGTTACCACTTTTTCATGAAACATGTAAAAAAGGTTTCCAGAATGGGGATAATCCTTCAACAATTGTTGAAACATTTTTTGAAAAATATCAAGCACGACGCTCAGATGAAAGTCAAATCAATTTATTATTCAGATTTATTCAATACATAGAACGACAAGTGGTATTATTTGATGCCATTGAAGATGCCGCTTTTCCTGTGGTAAATAACATGGAAGGTATTGGTACGCTTAGAAGTTTAAAAGAAATTGCTAGTTCTGAAAATAAAACCGAACTCTTAAAAAAGTATCTAGAAGAATTTAAAGTGCGTATTGTACTTACAGCGCATCCTACACAATTCTATCCAGGTTCTGTTTTAGGAATTATCACCGATTTAACGAAAGCAATTCAGGAAAACAATTTGCTATTAATAAACGATTTACTAGCGCAGCTTGGTAAAACACCATTTTTTAAACATAAAAAACCGACGCCATACGATGAGGCCATCAGTTTAATATGGTATCTAGAAAATGTATTTTATTATTCTTTCGGGTCGATTTACGATTATATTCAGCAAAATATTTTCAACAATAAAGAGATAGATAACGATATTCTTAATATTGGTTTTTGGCCAGGAGGAGATCGCGATGGTAACCCTTTTGTAACTCCAGAAATTACTTTAAAAGTAGCTGGTAGATTAAAGCAAACCGTATTAAAAAATTATTATAGAGATGCACGTCGATTAAGACGTAGGCTTACGTTTAAAGGTGTAGAAGAGCGTATCGTAGATTTAGAAAATAAGTTGTATGCGCACATGATAGATCCTAAAAACGATTCAATTATTACCTCAACAGAACTAAAATCTGAGTTACAAGGGATTATTGATACTTTAGAAGAAAAGCACCAATCACTTTACGTTACCGAGGTGAAAAGTTTTATGAATAAAGTGAAATTATTCGGATTCCATTTTGCAAGCTTAGATATCAGGCAAGATAGCCGTGCGCACGATAAAGTATTTACAGATATGGTAGATACGGTAATCGCTTCGGGAAGTGATATTTTTCCTAAAGATTACAATCAATTATCACAGCAGGAGCAGGTCGCTATACTTTCTAAAATTGAAGGAAAAATAGATATGTCGCTATTCCAAGACGAGGATGTTTTAAAAACATTAAACACCATGTTGGCGATAAAAGAAATTCAAGATCATAATGGGGAGCGCGCTGCAAACCGTTATATTATTAGTAATAACCAGACCACTTTAAATGTCATGCAGTTATTTGCTATGTTAAAGCTCGTGGCTTTTCAAGACAAATTAACTGTAGATATCGGACCATTATTTGAAACCATTACCGATTTAGAGAATGCACATTTAGTAATGGAGGAATTATATACAAATCCTGCATATAGCGCACACTTAAAATCGAGAGGAAACAGACAAACCATTATGTTAGGATTCTCGGATGGTACTAAAGATGGTGGATACTTAATGGCAAACTGGGCTATTTTTAAAGCTAAAGAACGTCTTACAGAAATTTCTAGAAAGTACGATGTAACGGTATTATTCTTTGACGGACGTGGAGGACCTCCTGCACGTGGTGGTGGAAAAACACATCAGTTTTATGCCTCTTTAGGTCCAACAATCGAGGATAAAGAAGTACAACTTACTATTCAAGGACAAACCATTAGTTCTAATTTCGGAACTTTAGATTCGTCGCAATACAATTTAGAGCAGTTAATTAGTTCGGGTATTTACAACCGTCTTAACGATACTAATGCGGCTATGTCTGATGAAAATACTGCGGTTATGACAGATTTGTCTCAGATTAGCTATAAAACCTATGTAGACTTTAAAAATCACCCAATGTTTGTGCCGTATTTAGAGCGTATGAGTACTTTAAAATACTACGCTAAAACAAATATAGGTAGTCGCCCGTCTAAGCGTGGAAAAGGTGACGGATTGGTTTTTGAAGATTTAAGAGCAATTCCTTTTGTGGGGTCGTGGAGTCAGTTAAAACAAAACGTTCCTGGATTCTTCGGGGTAGGAACAGCATTAAAGAAATATGAAGATGCAGGTGAATTTGATAAAGTACAAGCGCTTTATACTTCGTCTAGCTTCTTTAAAACCTTGATTGAGAACAGTATGATGTCTTTATCGAAATCCTTTTTCGATTTAACGAAATACATGGCCGATGATGCTGAATTTGGTGAATTCTGGAAAATTATTCATGCAGAATATGAAACCACAAAACGTATGTTATTAAAGTTAACAGGTTACAAAGAATTGATGGAGGAAGAACCAGCAGGTAAGGCTTCTATCGACATAAGAGAATCTATTGTACTACCTTTATTAACAATACAGCAATTCGCTTTAAGAAAAATTCAAGAGTTAGAGAAAGCTGAAGTAAGAGATGAAGAGCAAATTAAAATTTACGAGAGCTTAGTAACTCGTTCTTTATTCGGAAATATTAATGCGAGTAGAAACTCGGCTTAA
- a CDS encoding CBS domain-containing protein codes for MGIKSFQGARKQQQKEVEHIPVRVSDYMSRELITFKADQMVEDVIHKLIAHKISGGPVVNENYELIGIISEGDCLKDISDSRYYNMPMEQHRVEARMIKDVETIDGNMNIFDAANKFLESKRRRFPIVQDGKLVGQISQKDVLIAALKLKGHNWK; via the coding sequence ATGGGCATTAAGAGTTTTCAAGGCGCGAGGAAGCAGCAGCAGAAAGAAGTAGAACATATTCCAGTTCGGGTAAGTGATTATATGAGTCGAGAGCTTATAACGTTTAAAGCCGACCAAATGGTAGAAGACGTTATTCATAAGCTAATCGCTCATAAAATATCTGGTGGACCTGTTGTAAATGAGAATTACGAATTAATTGGAATTATTTCTGAAGGAGATTGTTTAAAAGATATTAGTGATAGCAGATATTACAACATGCCAATGGAGCAGCATAGGGTCGAAGCACGTATGATTAAAGATGTGGAAACTATTGACGGTAACATGAATATTTTTGATGCTGCCAATAAATTTTTAGAATCTAAAAGACGTCGTTTTCCTATCGTACAAGATGGTAAACTAGTTGGGCAAATTAGCCAGAAGGACGTTTTAATTGCGGCCTTAAAGTTAAAAGGACACAATTGGAAATAA
- a CDS encoding nuclear transport factor 2 family protein — translation MNRIKFIMCCFIFMLIPVCVLNAQTLHSENIQQDSTIKTAISKSLDAWHKAASEANFNAYFNLMTCDAVFVGTDASEHWDIQAFKAYSKPHFDAGKAWSFTALERHIYVSEPSKLAWFDELLKTQMGVCRGSGVMEYVKGTWKIAHYVLSATIPNPDMKAVTTLKATADSNIEKSFKQ, via the coding sequence ATGAATCGAATAAAATTTATAATGTGTTGTTTTATTTTCATGCTGATACCTGTTTGTGTATTAAATGCACAAACATTACATTCTGAAAATATTCAGCAGGATTCAACCATTAAAACTGCAATTAGCAAAAGTTTAGATGCTTGGCATAAGGCGGCTTCCGAAGCGAATTTTAATGCTTATTTTAACTTAATGACATGCGATGCTGTATTTGTAGGGACTGATGCTTCCGAACATTGGGATATCCAAGCTTTTAAAGCCTACAGTAAGCCACATTTCGATGCAGGGAAAGCTTGGAGTTTTACGGCACTAGAACGTCATATTTATGTTTCTGAACCTAGTAAACTAGCCTGGTTCGATGAATTATTAAAAACGCAAATGGGTGTTTGTAGAGGTTCTGGAGTAATGGAATATGTAAAAGGTACCTGGAAAATTGCACACTATGTGCTTTCGGCAACCATACCAAACCCAGATATGAAAGCGGTTACAACATTAAAAGCCACTGCAGATTCTAATATAGAAAAATCGTTTAAACAATAA
- a CDS encoding HPP family protein, with protein sequence MERKLNQRKTYQKAKLIVLKQTVLNPIDHLWSFIGAFVGIALIGGLQSLSLSSLDNTFLIGSFGASAVLIYGETNSPLSQPRNLVGGHILSALIGVCVAKLIPYSNLSWLACALAVSSAIVGMQITKTMHPPGGATALIAVIGSHQIKDLGFLYVINPVGIGVLILLVTAYITNRFARHRQYPFKSKENKNANI encoded by the coding sequence ATGGAACGTAAATTAAACCAGCGCAAAACCTACCAAAAAGCAAAACTGATTGTCTTAAAACAAACGGTATTAAATCCTATAGACCACTTATGGTCGTTTATAGGAGCCTTTGTTGGCATTGCATTAATTGGCGGTCTGCAAAGTTTATCTTTGTCTTCATTAGACAACACTTTTTTAATTGGTTCGTTTGGCGCCTCGGCAGTACTTATTTATGGCGAAACCAATAGCCCTTTGTCACAACCTAGAAATCTGGTGGGTGGTCATATTTTAAGTGCTCTTATTGGCGTATGTGTCGCAAAACTTATTCCGTATTCTAATTTAAGCTGGCTAGCATGTGCCCTAGCTGTTTCCTCTGCTATTGTAGGTATGCAAATCACAAAAACCATGCATCCTCCTGGAGGTGCCACGGCCTTAATTGCAGTTATTGGCAGCCACCAAATTAAAGATTTAGGCTTTTTATATGTAATAAATCCCGTGGGTATTGGCGTCCTAATTTTACTGGTAACAGCCTATATTACAAATAGATTTGCACGCCACAGACAATATCCTTTTAAATCAAAAGAAAATAAGAACGCTAATATTTAA
- a CDS encoding NAD-dependent epimerase/dehydratase family protein, giving the protein MTPKILIVGACGQIGSELTFRLRQIYGDTNVIASDISYNNSEIVNSGIFEILDAKDATAMKICVEKYKINTVYLMAAMLSATGEKFPLKAWDLNTESLFHVLDLAKAGVIKKIFWPSSIAVFGQTTPKQNTPQYTIMEPSTVYGITKQVGERWCEYYYNKYGVDVRSIRYPGIISWKTLPGGGTTDYAVDIYHKALEEGHYDCFLSENTALPMMYMDDAIEATVSIMAAPSESIKIRSSYNLSAVSFTPNDVVKSIKKHLPEFKITYNPDFRQAIADSWPQSIDDSHAREDWGWNHKFSLDDITTEMLTNLKAKQKI; this is encoded by the coding sequence ATGACTCCTAAAATCTTAATAGTTGGTGCCTGCGGACAAATTGGTTCAGAATTAACATTCAGATTAAGACAAATATATGGTGATACAAATGTAATTGCTAGTGATATTAGTTATAATAATTCAGAAATAGTCAATTCTGGTATTTTCGAAATTCTTGATGCCAAAGATGCTACGGCCATGAAAATTTGTGTAGAAAAATACAAAATAAACACGGTATATTTAATGGCTGCTATGTTAAGTGCTACAGGCGAAAAATTCCCTTTAAAAGCCTGGGATTTAAATACCGAATCGCTTTTTCATGTTTTAGATTTAGCCAAAGCCGGTGTAATAAAAAAAATATTTTGGCCTTCTAGTATTGCCGTTTTTGGTCAGACAACTCCAAAACAAAACACCCCACAATATACTATTATGGAGCCTTCAACAGTATATGGCATTACAAAACAAGTTGGCGAACGCTGGTGCGAATATTATTATAATAAATACGGCGTAGATGTAAGAAGTATTCGCTATCCTGGCATTATTAGCTGGAAAACTTTACCTGGTGGTGGCACCACAGATTATGCCGTAGACATTTACCATAAAGCACTTGAAGAGGGGCATTACGACTGTTTTCTATCTGAAAATACAGCCCTACCCATGATGTATATGGACGATGCTATTGAAGCTACAGTATCTATTATGGCAGCTCCTTCAGAATCTATTAAGATTAGATCGTCTTACAACTTATCGGCTGTTAGTTTTACACCAAACGATGTGGTAAAATCTATAAAAAAACACCTACCCGAATTTAAAATCACCTATAATCCAGATTTTAGACAAGCCATTGCAGACAGTTGGCCACAAAGCATAGACGATAGCCATGCTCGCGAAGATTGGGGTTGGAACCATAAGTTTTCTTTAGATGATATTACTACCGAAATGTTGACAAATTTAAAAGCAAAACAAAAAATTTAA
- a CDS encoding IS1182 family transposase, protein MKSNIVWKTNSQTQLSLLPPSYDDFVPEHHPVRIVNSILNQIDIRSIENTYKGGGTSSYHPRDLLKILIYAYLRNLYSSRKIEQALGENVHFMWLSGCIQPDHNTISNFRSGKLKGNFKKIFNQVVILLAKEGYLSLKDIYVDGTKIEANANRYTFVWGKSIKTSRSRIEKQLKELWRYVETVYAEEEQKPNEPDNFKAINPEQVSQTIDKINQALQGKEIDKKVKQKLNYAKKNWPGNIAKYNTYQQHMGSRNSMSKTDPDATFMKMKEDHMLNGQLKPGYNLQASTNNQFITNYTLAQTTADTTTLIEHTEDFIKGYGKAPQALTADAGYGSDENYTYLEDQNIEAFVKYNYFHKEQLDEKRGKTKNPFAADKLFYNHNTDTYYCPMGQPMENIGSYIRQTATGYEQKIDRYQAKNCFGCQLRSLCHQSKYNRIIERNHKLVRLKAKAKQKLLSPEGVAHRKQRCWDVEAVFGNIKHNMNFKRFMLRGLDKVITEIGLIAMAHNLKKVSLAI, encoded by the coding sequence ATGAAAAGCAACATTGTATGGAAGACCAATAGTCAGACACAATTGAGTCTTCTTCCTCCGAGTTATGATGATTTTGTTCCAGAACATCACCCTGTGCGTATTGTAAATAGTATTTTAAATCAGATAGACATTCGTTCTATAGAAAACACCTATAAAGGAGGTGGTACTTCTAGCTATCACCCAAGAGATTTACTCAAAATTTTAATCTACGCCTATCTTCGTAATTTATATTCTTCTCGCAAAATAGAACAAGCCTTGGGAGAAAACGTTCATTTTATGTGGCTTAGTGGTTGTATCCAACCCGATCATAATACCATCAGTAATTTTCGTTCAGGAAAACTCAAAGGGAATTTTAAAAAGATATTTAATCAAGTTGTTATTCTCCTTGCTAAGGAAGGTTACTTGAGTTTAAAAGATATTTATGTTGATGGCACCAAAATAGAAGCCAATGCTAATCGCTATACTTTTGTATGGGGCAAAAGCATTAAAACCTCACGCTCACGTATTGAAAAACAACTCAAAGAACTATGGCGTTATGTAGAGACGGTATATGCAGAAGAAGAACAAAAGCCTAACGAGCCAGATAATTTTAAAGCGATAAATCCTGAGCAAGTCTCCCAAACCATAGATAAAATTAATCAAGCACTCCAAGGAAAAGAGATTGATAAAAAAGTGAAGCAAAAGCTTAACTATGCCAAAAAGAACTGGCCTGGGAATATAGCAAAATATAATACCTACCAGCAGCACATGGGGAGTCGCAACTCAATGAGCAAGACAGATCCTGATGCTACTTTTATGAAAATGAAAGAAGACCATATGCTAAATGGACAGCTCAAACCAGGATATAATTTGCAAGCATCTACCAACAATCAGTTTATTACCAATTACACCCTTGCACAAACTACGGCAGATACCACCACACTTATAGAGCATACAGAAGATTTTATTAAGGGATATGGCAAAGCTCCACAAGCCTTAACAGCAGATGCAGGTTATGGTAGTGATGAAAATTACACCTATCTGGAAGATCAGAATATCGAAGCTTTTGTTAAGTACAATTACTTCCATAAAGAACAGTTAGATGAGAAACGAGGTAAGACTAAAAATCCATTTGCAGCAGATAAACTTTTTTATAACCATAATACAGATACGTATTACTGTCCTATGGGACAACCTATGGAAAATATTGGTAGCTACATAAGACAAACAGCTACAGGATATGAACAAAAAATCGATAGATATCAGGCTAAGAATTGCTTCGGATGCCAGCTCCGGAGTCTCTGTCATCAATCAAAATACAACCGCATTATAGAGAGGAATCACAAATTGGTTAGACTCAAAGCAAAAGCCAAACAAAAATTATTAAGCCCAGAAGGAGTTGCTCATAGAAAACAGCGTTGCTGGGATGTTGAAGCTGTTTTTGGTAATATTAAACACAATATGAACTTCAAAAGGTTTATGTTAAGAGGACTTGATAAAGTAATTACCGAAATAGGACTTATTGCAATGGCACATAACCTTAAAAAAGTGAGTTTAGCCATATAA
- a CDS encoding ferritin: MLSKVIEGALNKQIRIEAESSQIYLAMACWAEVKGLEGISNFMYKQSDEEREHMLKLVKFVNERGGHAHISELKAPNVTFKSFKEMFEMLFKHEVFVSESINDLVHISLEERDYATHNFLQWYVSEQIEEEAMARTILDKINLIGDDKGGLYLFDRDIDKITITTAASENPM, from the coding sequence ATGTTATCAAAAGTTATAGAAGGAGCTTTAAACAAGCAAATACGAATAGAAGCAGAATCATCGCAAATTTACTTAGCCATGGCTTGTTGGGCTGAAGTAAAAGGACTAGAAGGAATTTCTAATTTCATGTATAAGCAATCTGACGAAGAGCGCGAACATATGCTAAAATTAGTGAAATTTGTAAACGAACGTGGCGGGCATGCCCATATTTCTGAACTAAAAGCACCAAACGTTACCTTTAAATCGTTTAAAGAAATGTTTGAAATGTTATTTAAGCACGAAGTATTTGTAAGCGAAAGTATTAACGATCTCGTACATATCTCTTTAGAAGAACGTGACTATGCAACCCACAACTTTTTACAATGGTATGTCTCTGAACAAATCGAGGAAGAAGCCATGGCCAGAACCATATTAGATAAAATTAATTTAATTGGTGATGATAAAGGTGGATTGTACTTATTTGATAGAGATATCGATAAAATTACAATTACTACAGCGGCTTCAGAAAATCCGATGTAA
- a CDS encoding LysR family transcriptional regulator, translating into MKVKFKIFKEVALNLSFTKSAEILNLSQPAVSKTIRTLEDTYKKTFFTRLGNNIELTPDGLDFLDYVEKILALHADLDNHFLTLDQDEQKHIKFGASTTLADFILPQILAKSEKNTPNTTIQLISGNTEHIEHLITSLQLDFGIIEGSSHNKQLQYEKFIKDEIVLVTHANNPKFKTGVLQLEDLKNLPMVEREHGSGTREIIYKKLNEYGIKQLNSNVTLHSTIAIKNYLYHSKSYALLSIHSVSDDLLNNKLKVIDIQNFNFERWFYFVSRQGFQSKTKDFFEKLIKLNHN; encoded by the coding sequence ATGAAAGTTAAATTTAAAATATTTAAAGAAGTTGCATTAAACCTAAGCTTTACTAAGTCTGCCGAAATTTTAAACTTATCGCAACCCGCAGTTTCTAAAACCATTCGCACTTTAGAGGATACTTATAAAAAAACCTTTTTTACCCGTTTAGGAAATAACATAGAACTTACTCCCGATGGACTAGACTTCTTAGATTATGTAGAGAAAATACTAGCGCTTCATGCCGATTTAGACAATCATTTTTTAACCTTAGATCAAGACGAACAAAAACACATAAAATTTGGAGCAAGTACAACTTTAGCCGATTTTATTCTTCCTCAAATTTTAGCAAAGTCTGAAAAAAACACGCCTAACACAACCATTCAATTAATTAGTGGAAACACCGAGCATATTGAACATTTAATTACGAGCTTACAATTAGATTTCGGAATTATTGAAGGTAGCAGCCATAACAAACAATTACAATACGAAAAGTTTATTAAAGATGAAATTGTATTAGTAACTCATGCAAATAACCCGAAATTTAAAACAGGTGTTTTACAGCTAGAAGATTTAAAAAACCTACCTATGGTAGAGCGCGAACATGGTTCTGGAACACGAGAAATTATCTATAAAAAATTAAATGAATATGGCATTAAGCAGTTAAACTCGAACGTAACACTTCATAGCACAATTGCCATAAAAAATTATTTGTACCACTCTAAAAGTTATGCCCTGCTCTCTATCCATTCTGTAAGCGACGATTTGCTAAATAACAAACTTAAAGTTATCGATATTCAGAATTTTAATTTCGAGCGTTGGTTTTATTTTGTTTCACGACAAGGTTTTCAGTCGAAAACAAAAGATTTTTTCGAGAAACTCATTAAACTTAATCATAACTAA
- a CDS encoding YeiH family protein has translation MKTHLAKIYFFGVIALALAGLLSSPVALGLGFIFTLFFKHPFLQQSQKSINVLLKVAVVGLGFGMAIVETLQTSISSFGLTLFCVFLTVSFGLVLSRYLHLDKSLGHLITSGTSICGGSAIAAISPIIKADTKTITMALGVVFFLNALALILFPFFGHLLGLNQHQFGLWCAVAIHDTSSVVGAALNYGEEALHIATTVKLSRTLWIIPMSVVSMFLFKNSRQKIKFPFFILLFITAILINSSHILPEVITTTFVGISKHLLVVTLFLVGTTMSVSDLKTTGWKPMVFAATLWGFVSIISLFYILNFSV, from the coding sequence ATGAAAACGCACTTAGCAAAAATTTACTTTTTCGGAGTTATTGCATTGGCTTTAGCAGGATTACTTTCTAGCCCAGTAGCGCTAGGTTTGGGGTTTATATTTACCCTATTTTTTAAACATCCGTTTTTACAACAAAGTCAGAAGAGTATAAATGTACTTTTAAAAGTTGCTGTGGTTGGCTTAGGATTTGGAATGGCTATTGTTGAAACTTTACAAACTAGTATTTCAAGTTTTGGTCTTACTTTATTTTGCGTATTCTTAACTGTAAGTTTCGGTCTAGTGCTATCGCGGTATTTACATTTAGACAAATCGCTTGGACACCTTATAACATCGGGAACTTCTATTTGCGGCGGTAGTGCCATTGCAGCAATTTCTCCAATTATAAAAGCCGATACAAAAACCATTACCATGGCCTTAGGGGTTGTTTTCTTTTTAAACGCCTTAGCTTTAATTTTATTTCCGTTTTTCGGACACCTTTTGGGGTTAAACCAACATCAATTTGGGTTATGGTGTGCCGTAGCTATTCACGATACAAGCTCGGTGGTTGGAGCTGCCTTAAATTATGGAGAAGAAGCTTTACACATAGCAACTACAGTAAAATTATCGAGAACCTTATGGATAATTCCTATGTCTGTAGTATCTATGTTTTTGTTTAAAAATAGTCGGCAAAAAATTAAATTCCCGTTTTTTATACTGTTGTTTATTACAGCCATTCTAATAAATAGTTCTCATATACTTCCCGAAGTAATCACAACGACTTTTGTTGGAATATCTAAACATTTATTAGTAGTCACTTTATTTTTAGTTGGCACTACTATGTCTGTATCCGATTTAAAAACCACAGGTTGGAAGCCTATGGTCTTTGCTGCAACGCTTTGGGGATTTGTTTCTATAATCTCTTTATTCTACATTCTCAATTTTTCTGTTTAA
- a CDS encoding single-stranded DNA-binding protein, with protein MSTLRNKVQLIGNLGNDPEIINLESGSTLAKFSIATNESYKNKAGEKVTDTQWHNIVAWGPTAKLVENYLTKGKEVAIDGKLTSRSYETKEGEKRFVTEVVCNEIVMLGK; from the coding sequence ATGAGCACACTTAGAAACAAAGTACAGTTGATTGGAAACTTAGGGAACGATCCAGAAATCATTAATTTAGAATCGGGTAGTACACTAGCCAAATTTTCTATAGCTACTAACGAAAGTTATAAAAATAAAGCTGGCGAAAAAGTTACAGATACGCAATGGCATAATATTGTGGCTTGGGGACCAACGGCTAAATTGGTAGAAAATTATTTAACTAAAGGAAAGGAAGTTGCTATTGATGGTAAATTAACTTCTAGAAGTTATGAAACTAAAGAAGGCGAAAAACGCTTTGTTACAGAAGTGGTCTGTAACGAGATTGTTATGCTGGGGAAATAA